In Flavobacterium gelatinilyticum, a genomic segment contains:
- a CDS encoding S41 family peptidase, with translation MKYSFRIRILIPLLCLFALISCEEDNTENTYDEGSNEYVNDWMYNQMKRYYFWNTSISDKGNLSLQPKEYFKSLLRSGDIYSYAMHPEQPETSPKSMRSKFGFDVSFISFEGKYYGVVLYALEDSPAKRNGLERGNIITKINGTEVSQNNYNQLYENMIATAQIDLEIKSYTENDGFSNPKEVSIQQGFTFSQPIKYQVIEKNNVKTGYIEIPHFDVGQAQLFAQIFQKLKSKSITELVVDLRYNGGGDISSAAALSIVLAPNIKSNNLFIKFEGNANGGKVDQSFAQALESNETKVNFNVLQNVHPNINRVYILCGGRTASASELIINNLSPYMPVITIGEKTFGKDVASFPVEDNRIPDKRGWILYPAIYKLFNAKSEGNYSDGINPEVSVTEIQNPEIFPLGSTSETLLNTALNAITGNTSKIKKSTIKTMPLRTAVIEADPLLYRNIQ, from the coding sequence ATGAAATATTCTTTCCGAATCCGGATTCTGATACCGCTGTTATGTTTATTTGCACTAATTTCCTGCGAAGAAGATAATACGGAGAATACTTATGATGAAGGTTCAAACGAGTATGTAAACGACTGGATGTACAATCAGATGAAAAGATATTACTTCTGGAATACCTCAATTTCTGATAAAGGAAACTTGTCCTTACAGCCCAAAGAATATTTTAAAAGCTTACTGCGATCCGGAGATATTTATTCCTACGCCATGCATCCTGAACAGCCGGAGACTTCACCAAAAAGCATGAGAAGCAAATTTGGCTTTGATGTTTCTTTTATCTCATTCGAAGGAAAATATTACGGCGTAGTTTTATATGCATTAGAAGATTCTCCGGCCAAACGAAACGGATTGGAAAGAGGAAATATCATTACCAAAATAAACGGAACAGAAGTCAGCCAGAACAATTACAACCAGCTGTATGAAAATATGATTGCGACAGCTCAAATCGATCTGGAGATAAAATCGTATACAGAAAACGATGGTTTTTCTAACCCGAAAGAAGTTTCCATACAGCAGGGATTCACGTTTTCGCAGCCCATAAAATATCAGGTAATTGAAAAAAACAATGTAAAAACAGGTTATATCGAAATTCCGCATTTTGATGTGGGACAAGCACAATTGTTTGCACAGATTTTTCAGAAATTAAAAAGCAAATCAATTACCGAACTGGTTGTAGATTTAAGATACAACGGAGGAGGAGACATCTCATCGGCAGCAGCGCTGAGTATTGTTCTGGCACCCAATATTAAATCGAACAACCTATTTATAAAATTTGAAGGAAATGCAAACGGAGGCAAAGTCGATCAGTCTTTTGCACAGGCACTGGAAAGCAACGAAACCAAAGTAAATTTTAACGTTCTTCAAAATGTGCATCCCAATATAAACAGAGTCTATATTTTGTGCGGCGGCAGAACAGCATCGGCATCAGAACTTATTATCAATAATTTAAGTCCGTATATGCCCGTTATTACCATCGGTGAGAAAACATTTGGTAAAGACGTTGCCAGTTTTCCTGTAGAAGACAACCGCATTCCGGATAAAAGAGGCTGGATTTTATATCCCGCCATCTACAAATTATTCAATGCAAAAAGTGAAGGTAATTACTCAGATGGAATAAATCCGGAAGTTTCTGTAACCGAAATACAAAATCCGGAAATATTTCCGTTAGGCAGCACATCAGAAACCCTGCTCAATACAGCATTAAATGCCATAACCGGAAATACATCCAAAATAAAAAAATCAACCATAAAAACCATGCCTCTGCGCACAGCCGTTATAGAGGCAGATCCATTATTATATCGCAACATACAATAA
- a CDS encoding T9SS type A sorting domain-containing protein yields MKKKLLFFILIMTTTLSNAQFTIWEDDFEDGDASDWILLDRDGNKSNWLTTGNLQMDPQTGALIGGDIKILGTYNIDLSTGAPFEGLEDNWAISAPIDLSYYSGKIELNITGQPSIYDFGTSNLLVYGSLSPDPASFSLLGTIGMTRETMTDTEFKDYTFDITSLIGGTTVYLAFVNEKDAFIGYEIDKMWITAEDLLGVGDVEKSSGINLKQNPVSDNLTLEIKDQFAAENLQAKIYNVTGTLVKDAPYKTEGISVSDLNQGVYFLVLTNDTFTKKIKFIKK; encoded by the coding sequence ATGAAAAAAAAACTACTCTTTTTTATCTTAATAATGACAACAACTTTGTCAAATGCACAATTTACAATCTGGGAAGACGATTTTGAAGACGGCGATGCTTCAGACTGGATTTTGCTTGACAGAGACGGCAATAAAAGTAATTGGTTAACAACAGGGAATCTTCAAATGGATCCCCAAACCGGAGCACTTATAGGTGGCGATATAAAAATATTAGGAACCTACAACATAGATCTATCTACAGGAGCTCCCTTTGAAGGACTCGAAGACAACTGGGCCATAAGTGCACCAATTGACTTATCTTATTATTCAGGAAAAATCGAATTAAATATAACTGGGCAGCCTTCTATTTATGATTTTGGAACAAGTAATTTGTTAGTTTATGGATCACTTTCGCCGGATCCGGCATCGTTTTCTCTTTTAGGGACGATTGGTATGACCAGAGAAACCATGACTGATACGGAATTTAAGGATTATACATTTGACATTACCAGTTTAATTGGCGGTACAACTGTTTATCTGGCATTTGTAAATGAAAAAGACGCATTCATTGGCTATGAAATTGATAAAATGTGGATAACAGCCGAAGATTTATTAGGAGTTGGCGACGTTGAAAAAAGCAGCGGAATCAATTTAAAACAAAACCCTGTATCTGATAATTTAACTTTAGAAATTAAAGATCAGTTTGCTGCAGAAAATCTGCAGGCAAAAATTTATAACGTAACAGGTACTTTAGTAAAAGATGCACCCTACAAAACAGAGGGTATTTCAGTATCAGACCTTAATCAGGGGGTATACTTTTTAGTACTGACAAATGACACCTTCACCAAAAAAATTAAATTCATCAAAAAATAA